DNA sequence from the Salvia splendens isolate huo1 chromosome 19, SspV2, whole genome shotgun sequence genome:
CGATTggaagtcttcaatcttcaattctctctctcaaaggtgtGCTTGGGGTGGTGTGTGAGTGTAGGAGGCGTTAGGTGTGGAATGGAATGAACCCTAGGCTTCTTCTCCTCTTAATCCccttcaaaaatcgcgttttGGCATAAAAATACGCCAAAACAacatacccggccgggtggaattataaagggtaaaactcacccggccgggtgatgatTTTCGACCAGATTCTGCTCAATTTgagccacccggccgggtggaattatagggtaaaaatccacccggccgggtgagaGTTTCTGGACAGCGCAGTGTTCGTAAAACGGCCATAACTTCTTCTATGAGGCTCCGATTGAGGTGTTTAAGATACCCAcccgaagctctttcgaagacgaagagaatgatatgcattaGGGGTTGATCAGACTTTAAAATCTCCAGTAAAATTGTCTCAaaccaaggctgctgcacatccacatattttgcacctttttctacacattcttaacaaaatggtcaacataccaacatatagagaagtagatataaacatgcctaataatagacgaaatatgatcaaattcatacaaaagtaccctctaaaaccatgtaaaataCAAGTATGTCAATAAACAATCCTTAATATTGAAAATTAAGTACATGTAGTTTTCTAAACTCAAACTTAATACTCGATCGAATATAAAGTTTAACTCTATCGGCTTTTTAGGCTAGACGACAAGCACACACAACAATCGAACCAAAAATTAGGCAAGACTTGtagtacttccttcgtcccattTAGGGTGatacgttttcctttttagtttgtcccaactaagatgacacatcaCCTTTTTTTTGTAACCGtctctcttcaattaatacattcagccactttttctcactcatatttatatatttatctttctttctctctctattttaatactgaCCACCGCCATTCCATCAGCCCCGCCTCGGGTCTGACCCAATAAAGTGCACCGTTTTGTGTACCCTAACAACGCCATTTCAAAACGCATTGGCATGACTTATCCAAGAATAACTACTATTATAAAATAGTATATGCCTCTCAGCTATTAGAAATTTCAGATACAAAACTATCAGCAGGAAACCTTGCTTCAAAATCCCATTTTTTTTACTACAAAAATATGTTAAAATTCAATCTAATCTCACTCAAAACTGTGTGCAACTTCTTGATTCACAAATAATATTAGCTCAATTCTCCTCTAAATAAGAGCTCATATGCAAATACAATGTTtatcaaatgaaaaaaagatGGAGAACAAATTACATAGAAACACAATGCATGATCTTACAGTAGAGAATAAGTAAGAAACAGAATGCATGCTCTTAAAAAATCAGTACATCTCTAATACATTCTGAGCTAGCTCGGTCTTGACGGTTTTCGGCATCTTCTAGTTACACGACACAAAGGTCTAATTGCTCTCCATATAGATCCTCACGTTCTTCTACTATCTTTTTCGCTGACGCAACAGCTGCTTCACTGCACCGATACAACAAAATCGATTTCAGCGTTGTTATTTCTCCAACTTCAGATGGGATTTCCTCGAGTTCGGATAAATTATGGAGACAAAGCCTCTGGAGAAGTGGAAAGTGGGAGCTGTCTGACACAATCCAATTTACTAGACCTTTACAAAACAACAACCGTAGAAACTTGAGCTTCTGAAACTGGCCTTCAATTGTTTCCCACTTGCCTGTTTGGAAGACACCATATTTTAATACGAGCTTCTCAAGAAGAGGCAATGAACCGATTTTAGGCAATATGTCTTCCAACTTTGCGCCAAACTCCGTGATATAATAGTCTACAACAATCAACTTCTTGATAGAGTTGGGGAAATTAATCCTCGGCAAAAAGTCACCACTTTGATAAAGGATGCTGCAGATTAAGCTTTCCAATTTACTGAAGCATTGAAGATAGCTTAGGCAGTTTTCTCTCCCCTTTACCGAATAGTTTGTTAAATTCAATTTCTTCACATTGGGAATTCTTTTAACCACCTCCTCATTCAATCGCAAACCCTTAACTCTTTTGAGTGTCTGCAGATTCTCCATAATGACAATGTCAACATCGTCACTAGGAGGATTTGGGAGAAACAATTCGTCCCCCGGAAATTCAAGATGCCGAAGTTGATGCAGTTTCCAAATTTCATGTGGTACATGTAGATCGTTCATAGAAGATGAACGAATAATCAATGTCTGCAGATTCCAAAGGAGATCAATTGAACTAGAGAATCTGGACTCATGATGAACACTGATAGCAAGGTACCGTGAGTTCACCAATTCAATCACCTTTTCTAGGAAATAAATATCAGAAAAACATGCTATGAATGTCCTCAACAATCGAAGATCCTGAGACAGTAGAAATTTAAGAGATGCTTCGTTGCACTTGCATATTATAGAACGAGTTTGTGACAAAGATCCTAACAACCCTGCAGTTTTAAGAACGACTCGACGTTCGCTAATATTGGCCGGAGGATCATCTCCTATGACATGGTAAAATCTTTCCATTTCAGCTTCTTTCAAACACAAATCTCTCAACAAATCATGAATTTTACAATACTTAACATTTCCAGTAGACCCCAATTCATCAACTAAAACGAGATTTCTATCAACCAATTCCTTAAAATACTCTCGCGCAAGTGTTTCCAAACATTTTCCACTCCTTGGTTTTAAAAATCCTTCAGAAACCCATAACTTCTTAAGCACCGACACACGAATACGGTAATCTTCCTTAAAAACACCCATATACAAAAAGCATGGCTTTAAATAGTTCGGCAGATAGATATAACTCATCCTCAATATTTTCAAGCAAAATCCATCGTTAGTATTAATAACAATTGAATTCAAATTTTGCTCTATGTGCTCCCAACATTTTTTTGTGCGCTCAGATTTTGCCAATAGACCTCCTATTGTAGCAATTGATAAAGGAAGTCCTTTACAATTTGCTACAATACTCTTTCCAATCATCTCCAACTCAATTGGACAACTTTCTTTCCCAAACACGGTCATACGAAATAAATCCCAACTACTAGCCTCATCTAGAAATTTCATGCCAACTATACAAGACTCGTTCAATTGAGAACTCAAGTCAGACAGCCTAGTTGTTACGATTATTCGACTCCCATTATGGTTATCAGGAAAGAAAAATTTCATCTTCTCCCACGCCTCTATGCTCCACATATCATCCATTATTACGAGATATCTCCTACCGAACAAAAACTGGTATAATTTTTGTCCCAGTTCATCCTCACTCAGATCACTACTTGAATCTCCTCCACTAGCTCGAAAAAGAACTTGTCTATGTGTTTCTTTAACATTATAAGTTTGAGAAATTGTAGTCCAAGCACGTATATTAAAGCGCTCCTTAACAAGTGCATTCTCAAATAGATTGATTCATGGCAATTACCAATGCCAGTATGCCACCCATCCCCGTGATGGGGATGATTTGGAGGTTGAGTTTATTTCCAGCGAGCTTATCTAGAACTTCAAAAAACACTTTTTTAGAGCCCACAATCACGTTCTCTTTCACAGTGGAAGAAGATGGCGTTAAGGCAGCAACAGTCCTCTGCTTGGTCTGAGCTTCAACTGCAATGCTCTTCTTCACCTCTTTGTTGATCAGATCCATTTCTTCTATCACTTTCTGTAGGTTGTGATAGAATTCATGATCTGCAACGATTGTGGATCCACTGTGAATTTGATCCACAATATGGGATTCGATAACATCCTCAGCCGCGTAAACTGCATCAGCAATGCGACGCTCCAATGGATCAGCTTCGTGGCTATCAGCAAAAGGGGAAATATAGGAATCAAGAAACTCCTGCAAGAAGGTAatgttttgagtgagggattgAACATGTTTTTGGTTGATAGAAATGGGAGGGGAAGGATGTTTCTCGAGGGTTTCGATGATATGCATAAGAGAAACCAAAGCTCCATAAGCAGCCATGATTAACAACTCTCTCTCtatgtgaatgaaaatgaagtacTCTGATAGATAGAAAACCAATCTTGTATTGGACGAAGAACGCGCGTGGAGCGTTCTGAAAATCAACAAAAGATGCTATATTTGTCGGATACACACTAATTTATTATATGTTAAACTTACTTTAATTAATAGTCCAACTATTGATATGCGAACCTAGTGTGGCTAGCATTATAATTATAGGTTAAAGTTACTTTAATTATTAGGTTAATGTTACTTTAATTACTAGTCCAACTATTAATATGCGAATTTAGTGTGGCTAGTATTTTAATTACGGGATATTGACCCttaatatcatggaactttcaaaaagtttaTTTTTTCTCACGAACTtttaatttggaaaataatatcatgatcTTTTAGCGAGTTTGTTATTTGCCACCGGCCAAAAAATTccgacaaataatatcatgatacatattttttcgtaatttttcgacaacaacttcaagagcttcaAGTTTTCCATGCTTTGaggatagtttttcttgaagcacaccctccaaaattgttcttcaatctattaatatagtTGGAATTTTTTAGCtagtgggaaataacaaacccAGGtaaaagttcgtgatattatttgtcgaATTGAAAGTTCGTGGGAATAAACCAACTTTgtgaaagttccatgatattagaAGCCAATATTCCTTTAATTATAGGTTAAAGTTACTTTAATTATGTCTACACATGATAATGTTAGAAAATGATTCATCTAACATTTTATAATATCAATTTAATTCTAATATTATCACGTGTGATTCACTAACATTTATTTGAAACTTCTACATAAAAGGCGTGCTCCCTCAGGTCACGCACCCCGGCGCTAAGAAATAATGAACGAAGCATCATCTCCTCGCACCCCGTTTGCGGACCGTGAGGGTTGACCAGATGATGATGAAGCACAATTTATTTCGTATGACATTTTCCCTCCAATCAATAGATCGGAAGTTTAAATTGAATCTTTTAATTAAGTCTTTAAAATCCCACCGCTAATATATTCCGTACGTCCCAAAAAGTAGTgtacttttttcattttgatcgtCTCTTAAAATTAGTCAATTTCTATTTCTGAAAACTTTTTTCATAATGGATTACACTAtcaacaatactttaattattttctatttatatgTCTCATACTAACCaatttcacactcaaattcgtGTCGTCACTAAAGTTTATATTGCTGGGGGACTGTGAAAGTGTATATAATACAATACATATGCAAAGTTTGCAGTGcctaaagaaaataaatatcatcAGATGtattgatacagaccaaataGGAGAACTCAATGATGCAAAGCATATTTTCTATTCTTTACCCCGGTTTTTATGTTAATTGTAACTCaccaagtcgtgctttgagtgtagtttcgggtgttagaagctggaagttcgtcggaaatgcatagctgagattccagagagttcgcccggtcgggcgttttgaagttgctaaacgcccggtcgggcgtttccatttgtgcatgcggagtccagaaagttcgcccggtcgggcgttatgatttcaactaaacgcccggtcgggcgtttcccgcAAAGCCATCCAGAATCCttacgcccggtcgggcgatttccACTTCcaatttcgcccggtcgggcatggTGATCCAACTGCATGTGGCGGTTTCTTCTCAGCGGTTTTGATGATTAAAAAGGGGGAAAATTCAGAGAGAAAGGGGGGACGACGGCTGAGGAAGAAAAgaggagaaggaagaagaggaaggaagGATCCATACTCCATCCCGGAGGAGATCATCCATCATCTAGAGTTGGAGAACACCACGGAgttcacggttcacggttcttttggtgtaattcattttagtatgtttggCTAGATTTCCTTCGTTGCTCCGAATATGTTGTAGGGTGAATTGTTGGATACTTTGATGATTATTATGGTTTAATTTACGTGTGAttcttgtttatgaattgtttaatttttcTACTAATCTTGAGACGTCTAGTTAGGTAGAATTTTCTAGCCATTATTCTATTGCCTCTTTAGCATAGATTTTGGTCGTACTCATATACAAGGAACTCGAGATTTGATACTTGTTCAGAGAGATAATCTCGAGTGGATCGATagttttcatctataaatttggtttggtgTCTGCTGCGCTTCCGCGTGGGCATTAAGTTAAAATGAGTTAATTATCGTGTTTGACAATTGAAGAAACTAATCTAAAGCTTGCTACGCGACCTAGTGGTGGTGATAGGTTAGTGAGTAGAACTTGGGAGACGTGTTCAGCTTATCCTAGGTATACAATTCTCTTGAAGTGTTCAGCGGATAGGGAGCgtaaaacaaacttaatcctCTTAAGCATAGTCTTGATCGTAGTAATCCATCGAAGTATCCCAATTCATATGCCGAGACATATAGGAGCAATGCCTTTCTTCTTAtcctattttctaatttttttgtttttttatctttatttgttttatcatctctttatttttttctttctcaaattaaataacctacgcctccctgtggttcgacactcttttactacaactacaTCTGTATTCTTggttgtaattttagagctattttattaaacttgtgtgttaataatccattaatataaaagctcgaaaattacacatcaagttttggcgccgctgccggggaggcaactggttatttaattaggattctttttgtttttatttttgtatagttttctaacattttattccttgtttcagagttgtagctagaaggctaagtcgagccaacgactttaaacaaaggcgctagttgggaggcaacccaatgagtttttagtttattattttctcttaataaatcgagggttttgttcgctcaattctttccttcgatgtatttttatgaattgagtattttgttttctttttcttgttttaatttttctttttgtaggagcaataGGGAGATAGGATTCACATTCGAGCTTATGAGAAAGCACACCTACAAAGGAAAAtacacccacccacccacccgaatgcactatggatatCACGTCAAGTTTGAGGGAGtcttctttccctttactttatatGTTCTTCTTTGCATACATTGAGGACAATGTAGCATTCAAGTGTGGGGGGATTGTGAATGATTTTTATgcattatgcattttttttttgggtgtaTTGCATGCTAAAGTGTTGTGGATCATgtaattgacgggtgcatgctagatcttcggctttctggttgggaattcttgcttgattttacttgatctttgaagcttaggatgaatggaatgggtgcatgaatttaattgaaagagcatgttgtgattacaaccgatttcttgagttgaggagagtatgaaaatcacatgacttgtggaaattatcttggattgatttgctttatcgagtgaagtgcttgcgttcgtttgtgttaacgatatgggaggataaggcactaggatgaactccatggccaaatgatcacatgcctagtccatcaaatgatcccctagaagccaccttgagcttaatttcttattctttgtgtaaacacttagccaaacactTAACCACTGaaataagcctaattttagcctcatcgatagaccttgctactatttgggtgctaaatacaagttgagctttgtggtttgagtttgagtgtgggtggtgaattgtaaagagtagacatatctagacttgatgtaatgtgaaaagaatgaagttcttagaaaggaaagaaaaaagaaaaaaagacgacctccaaatttgcaaaagtcgaggtctttataaaaaaaaaaaagaaagaaaaagaataagttgatgaaataaagatagagcttctatgtttgtttgtgtaatcACGTCtggaatagatctcaagtttgggggagtgtggGTTTGGTTGTAATTTTTCGTTGGTtaatctttggaaggaagttgtaggagggaagattttggcactcaaatgtgtagcctttgagctcactatccatacttatcctacctcgtccctagccccattacaacctcgAACGAAGACCTTGGACCTAATCGTTGATACTTGTGGATGTATCTTAGTAGCTTGGTAGAGTAAAGAAGTTTGGTTTGAAATCCGTGTGTTTATGTGATTAGTAATGCTTAATGAGTCAATGATGAtggtttgagttgtttgatcgCATGCTTGGACTTATTTTGAAGTGCACCTTAACTTGACGTTCTAGGgggatgagtgattgttcttgagagtgggaaatctcgattggaaatgttgggggttcagattttgtcactcacgtccctacatgactctttgtgatgaaaatttctTTGCGGGGTAGACTTGTGTTGAGTTTTTGTGCTGAAAATAAACCTTGCTCAGGGCGAGCAAGAGTTCAAGTTTGagggtatttgatgcgaagcatatttcctattctttaccccggtttttatgttaattgtaactcaccaagtcgtgctttgagtgtagtttcgggtgttagaagctggaagttcgtcggaaatgcatagctgagattccagagagttcgcccggtcgggcgttttgaagttgctaaacgcccggtcgggcgtttccatttgtgcatgcggagtccagaaagttcgcccggtcgggcgttatgatttcaactaaacgcccggtcgggcgtttcccgcAAAGCCATCCAGAATCCttacgcccggtcgggcgatttccACTTCcaatttcgcccggtcgggcatggTGATCCAACTGCATGTGGCGGTTTCTTCTCAGCGGTTTTGATGATTAAAAAGGGGGAAAATTCAGATACATAGAAAAAGACAGagggagagaaaggaggagaggaagaagagaaggaaggcatTCCGACCATTATTCCAACCATCAATTCCCGAATCCCGACTCCACTCGAAGAGAGCCACACACCTATGGTTTTGTTTCTACATTCTACTATGTGTATAGGCTAGACTCtctttgttgctccaagttgtaatctaggcttgtgcatttgttttaacaccttgaatcgtatgttcgataccaacaatgtgtttgataattaaaatgctacgtttttggctaatgatgtagtgttgttaaatcttaactatcgtctctttaacatagcttaggattggtcgtttgttggtatgctatcgatttagaactgttcaggggataaattgatagtggattaggtaagtaattatagtagacgacgtttGTTCCCGCGCGtctgcaggaattaaatgtcgttgaaagctggttcatggaacaagtgttcagctgactgtgaactatacgtcgtagacttgttcagtgcacgcgattaggttgataattcTAATCCCGTCATATGGTTCGTTGTAATGGTGTGTAACAACGCAAGCTCagagagcaacttggagtgacttgTCTTCACGTGTTAAAAACCTCACTTTAGTAGCTTAAGTTAGTTAACcttctcaaaatcaaaacaaaatctttaCATGCTTTGTGTAGTCCTATTAAGTGTAAGCAatctcgcctccctgtggatcgacacttgaaatactactacgatactgtattcttgcagtagtgtagtattattagagtttaaataattgaacttgataatctttatacATTGTTTGAGAACTCTAAAATATCGCATCACTCAACCCTAAAGACTAGTCTGTTAGGAGAGAGGgttcatttagtctatatacctcacatcagttgttctcacaactgatgtgggaattgagtccgtaacattttCGACCTTTCGTCGTGTCGCTTGGACCGGCAGTCCACGCAGGTGGCCCATCCACCGCCGTTCCCTCGGCCATTCCTCAGGTCCGGCCATATAAAGTGCACCATTTTGCGTACCCTAAAAATGACGTTTCAAAACAAATTGGTATGCCTTAACCAAGAATAACAACTCTTAAAAAGATGTTCAAATTCACAATTTTCACTCAAAACTGTGTGCAATCTCTTGATTCACAAACAATACTAGCTCAATTCACCTCAAGATATATGTATATCACAAAAGGGATATTCAAAAATATGATTCTCTTTCAGTATTCAACAACTGCAAAATCCATTGCATTTCTCTCCATTGATTATGATTTCCATCCTGTGAATAAAACAGATGCACTATATTTCTCAGCTCCATCCAACTGCAACCCCCACTCTTCTTGATCCCCTTCCGGCTCATCACGCCTCTCGTGTTCACCGCATCGACCCATCGCCCTCCTGAGGCATAGCTATTCGACAGGAGGACATACGCGCCAGGCTTCGCCTCCGCAAGCTCTGAGAGCTGCCCTCGAGCCCAACTCCTCGTCCCCGTAGGTTCTGCAGCCGCTGAGCAGAGCAGACCACGTATTCGCCTCAGGTTCACATGGCATACTCTCTACGAACTCATCCGCCTCACGGAGACGCCCTGCTCGAGACAGCATGTCCACGACACACGTATAGTGCCTCTGGTTCGGCCTGATTCCGTAGACCTTCTCCATCAAGTCGAAGTAAGCAAGCCCTTTTTCTACAAGACCACAATGAGAGCAAGCAAACAACACTGACAAAAATATGAGCTCATTTGGCTCGACAGATTAGGCGTTTCCCATTTCTTCGAAGCATTGAAGCGATTCCTCTGCGAATCCGTTCTCAGCAAGCCCTTGGATCATAGCTGCCCAGACGACGTCGTTCTTGTTTTTCATCCGGTTAAATATCTCCACAGAGCTCGTGATTTCTCCAGATTTTGCGTACATGTCTAAGAGCGCGGTGTCAACAAAGATATCACACTGAAAGCCAAGTTTGAGAGCTTTCGCGTGTGCATACTTGCCTCTCTCCAACGAGGCCAAGCTCGCGCAAGCTCTTCATACGCTCGAGAAAGAGGACTTACTCGGTTGCTCTCCACACAAGATCATCCGGTGGAACACTTCAAACGCCTCATCAAAATCCTCCACACCTAAATGGCCTGTGATGAACGAACCATCTCCTCGAACAGCCTTGCCTCCTCCTCCCAGTCCCCACTCTGCCTCAATCTCGCTATCATTGCACTCCACGTAACTTCATTCCTCTCCGGCACGTCGCGCCTCTCCCGTTTCGCCCATCTCAACGTACATGTCCCGCATCGTCGTCCACGAAACAACATCCTTCACTTCCATCATATCAAATGTCTTCCTCGCAAATTCAATGTTTCCCAACCTCAGAAAAAAGGTAACCAGAGAATTCAACACACACACATTTCCCGCAAAACCAAGCTTCACAATCAACCAAGCTAgattaatagtagtactataattaaTAACTAATGATCCTTAAACTttgtaaattatataaaataaattaatttttttaaaagatttaGATTAAgtggaaaataaatatttatattgattAATCAAGTACTAGTACCTAATAAATACTCCGTAGTATAAATATACTAATTTAAACgaaaaagtgggaaaaaaattgtgtaaaaaaattgtgagttaaaatataattttaacttaaactaattactataaataaaaaaggcTTATTTTGTACTCGTactattaaaataacaaaaataacatttttttgaTCCATTACATACGAAATCACAATTCCATAAAAATTCCACC
Encoded proteins:
- the LOC121779269 gene encoding putative late blight resistance protein homolog R1A-10, with amino-acid sequence MDDMWSIEAWEKMKFFFPDNHNGSRIIVTTRLSDLSSQLNESCIVGMKFLDEASSWDLFRMTVFGKESCPIELEMIGKSIVANCKGLPLSIATIGGLLAKSERTKKCWEHIEQNLNSIVINTNDGFCLKILRMSYIYLPNYLKPCFLYMGVFKEDYRIRVSVLKKLWVSEGFLKPRSGKCLETLAREYFKELVDRNLVLVDELGSTGNVKYCKIHDLLRDLCLKEAEMERFYHVIGDDPPANISERRVVLKTAGLLGSLSQTRSIICKCNEASLKFLLSQDLRLLRTFIACFSDIYFLEKVIELVNSRYLAISVHHESRFSSSIDLLWNLQTLIIRSSSMNDLHVPHEIWKLHQLRHLEFPGDELFLPNPPSDDVDIVIMENLQTLKRVKGLRLNEEVVKRIPNVKKLNLTNYSVKGRENCLSYLQCFSKLESLICSILYQSGDFLPRINFPNSIKKLIVVDYYITEFGAKLEDILPKIGSLPLLEKLVLKYGVFQTGKWETIEGQFQKLKFLRLLFCKGLVNWIVSDSSHFPLLQRLCLHNLSELEEIPSEVGEITTLKSILLYRCSEAAVASAKKIVEEREDLYGEQLDLCVV